From Butyricimonas paravirosa, one genomic window encodes:
- a CDS encoding O-acetyl-ADP-ribose deacetylase, with translation MDRLEIVEADITTLDVDAIVNAANTSLLGGGGVDGAIHRAAGKELLAECRMLNGCRTGEAKITKGYNLKARHVIHTVGPVYSNGRQGEPELLAACYRNSLVLAVENGLKTIAFPLISTGVYGYPLEEATPIALREIKAFLETHPDFERVIVACFSRKAYDLYMQLTME, from the coding sequence ATGGATAGATTGGAAATCGTTGAGGCGGATATTACCACGTTGGACGTGGATGCAATCGTGAATGCGGCGAATACTTCCTTGCTGGGAGGTGGAGGAGTTGATGGAGCTATTCACCGAGCTGCCGGCAAAGAGTTGTTGGCGGAATGCCGGATGTTGAACGGATGCCGGACCGGGGAAGCGAAAATTACAAAAGGGTATAATCTGAAAGCTCGTCACGTGATTCACACGGTAGGACCGGTTTATTCTAACGGGCGACAGGGGGAACCGGAGTTGCTGGCGGCATGTTACCGGAATAGTCTTGTCTTGGCCGTGGAGAACGGTTTGAAAACCATCGCTTTTCCTCTGATCAGTACGGGTGTGTATGGTTATCCGTTGGAGGAGGCAACCCCGATTGCTTTGCGTGAGATCAAGGCCTTCTTGGAGACACATCCGGATTTTGAGCGGGTGATTGTTGCTTGTTTTAGTCGTAAGGCTTATGATTTGTATATGCAATTGACAATGGAATAA
- a CDS encoding competence/damage-inducible protein A has product MKAIIITIGDEILLGQILDTNSQYISRQLTRLGAEVADILSIADQREEIWQWVDYAMKQAELIIVTGGLGPTKDDVTKKVLAEYFDTRLVMNEDVLKWIGKLLENGGMRMNEGNRSQAILPESAKILYNRKGTASGMWFERDGKVLVSLPGVPFEMEDLMIQCVIPELQRLYPHLHLDYRMLKVYDIPESELALLLEKWEEHLPEGFSLAYLPSPGFVKLRLTAKGDQVFNLDARYDSLKEALEGQRYTEGENGGTERELGELLMLKGKTIATAESCTGGNIAAQLTSIAGSSAYFRGSVVAYANDVKERVLGVRPESLEQFGAVSEPVVRQMAEGARRLIGTDYAVSTSGIAGPTGGTAEKPVGTVWIGVAGPERTIARKFVFSFTRERNIGKATMKAIEMVIEEVRNGAVNR; this is encoded by the coding sequence ATGAAAGCTATTATTATTACTATCGGGGACGAGATTCTGTTAGGACAGATTCTGGACACGAATTCACAATATATTTCGAGGCAGTTGACCCGTTTGGGGGCCGAGGTGGCGGATATTTTGTCTATTGCTGATCAGCGGGAGGAGATTTGGCAGTGGGTGGATTATGCGATGAAACAGGCGGAACTAATCATCGTGACCGGGGGATTGGGACCGACAAAGGATGACGTGACGAAAAAGGTGCTGGCAGAATATTTCGATACTCGTTTGGTGATGAATGAAGACGTGTTAAAATGGATCGGGAAGTTGCTGGAGAACGGGGGAATGAGGATGAACGAGGGGAATCGTAGTCAGGCTATCCTACCGGAATCGGCCAAAATTCTTTACAATCGGAAAGGGACGGCTTCCGGGATGTGGTTTGAACGGGACGGAAAGGTTTTGGTGTCTCTGCCGGGTGTTCCTTTCGAGATGGAGGATTTGATGATCCAGTGCGTGATCCCGGAATTGCAGCGCTTGTATCCGCATTTGCATCTGGATTACAGGATGTTGAAAGTGTATGACATCCCGGAATCGGAGTTGGCTCTTTTGTTGGAGAAATGGGAAGAACATTTGCCGGAAGGGTTCAGCTTGGCTTACCTGCCGTCGCCGGGATTTGTAAAGTTGCGCCTGACGGCTAAGGGGGATCAGGTTTTTAACCTGGATGCCCGTTACGATAGCTTGAAAGAGGCTCTTGAAGGCCAGCGTTACACGGAAGGAGAGAATGGCGGGACGGAACGGGAGCTTGGGGAATTACTGATGTTGAAGGGAAAGACGATTGCCACGGCAGAGAGTTGCACGGGTGGAAATATTGCGGCTCAGCTCACGTCGATAGCCGGTTCTTCCGCCTACTTTAGAGGGAGCGTGGTGGCGTATGCCAATGACGTGAAGGAACGGGTGCTGGGAGTTCGTCCTGAAAGTTTGGAACAATTCGGGGCTGTCAGTGAACCCGTGGTACGGCAGATGGCAGAAGGAGCCCGCCGTTTGATCGGGACGGATTATGCCGTTTCTACTTCCGGAATTGCCGGGCCGACTGGCGGTACGGCGGAGAAACCGGTGGGAACCGTGTGGATCGGGGTTGCCGGACCGGAAAGAACGATTGCTCGCAAGTTCGTGTTCTCGTTTACCCGTGAAAGAAATATTGGTAAGGCCACGATGAAGGCGATTGAAATGGTTATCGAAGAAGTGCGTAACGGGGCAGTAAATAGATGA
- a CDS encoding OmpA family protein, whose amino-acid sequence MKKTFILLFVAILPLLASAQKEEVKVTVVEEESTAPWRGFVTNKFWDNWFISIGAGGQVYFGESDSKDDFGRRITPAFDFSVGKWLMPTLGIRAQVGGFTLKGLTADPANIYAKGPSRVDGYYKQKWQQFNVHVDGLLNLSNWIGGYRTDRFYEAVPFAGFGMIHGCSSVDNTKFMFVAGLINKMRLSNAFDFNIEIKGSLVPQAFDGDTGGSKGEGILGVTAGFTYKFNQRNFRREKPTEIISTGVSPEMLSAAEAKLAEQIRRADRLQDELNQARKAQPQVVKEVKAAPLAIFFNINKANITAKEMINLKYYAEIIKNNPNQVYRVTGYADKATGTPAYNQKLSEKRAQNVADALVKKFGVKASQLQVVGKGGVDNLYEGGVQLSRVVIVE is encoded by the coding sequence ATGAAAAAGACGTTTATTTTGTTATTTGTAGCGATTTTGCCGTTATTGGCTAGTGCACAAAAAGAAGAGGTAAAAGTGACTGTGGTAGAAGAAGAATCTACGGCTCCATGGCGTGGCTTCGTTACCAATAAATTTTGGGATAACTGGTTTATTTCAATAGGTGCCGGTGGGCAAGTTTACTTTGGAGAAAGTGATAGTAAGGATGATTTCGGGCGTCGGATTACCCCGGCATTTGATTTCTCCGTGGGGAAATGGCTGATGCCGACATTAGGGATTCGGGCTCAAGTTGGTGGTTTCACGTTAAAAGGTTTGACTGCTGATCCTGCTAATATTTACGCTAAGGGTCCTTCTCGTGTAGACGGATATTACAAACAAAAATGGCAACAGTTTAACGTGCATGTTGATGGATTATTGAATCTTTCTAACTGGATCGGTGGTTACCGTACGGATCGTTTCTACGAGGCAGTTCCGTTTGCCGGTTTTGGTATGATTCATGGTTGTTCTTCCGTGGACAACACGAAGTTCATGTTCGTGGCAGGTTTGATCAATAAGATGCGTTTATCTAACGCTTTTGACTTTAACATCGAAATCAAGGGTAGTTTGGTTCCCCAGGCATTTGACGGTGATACCGGCGGCAGCAAGGGAGAAGGTATTTTGGGTGTAACAGCCGGATTTACTTATAAATTCAACCAGCGTAATTTTAGAAGAGAGAAACCGACAGAAATCATTTCTACCGGAGTTTCACCAGAAATGTTGAGTGCTGCCGAGGCTAAATTGGCAGAGCAAATTCGTCGGGCAGATCGTTTGCAGGATGAGTTGAATCAAGCTCGTAAGGCTCAACCGCAAGTTGTTAAAGAGGTAAAAGCAGCCCCGTTGGCTATTTTCTTCAATATCAACAAAGCAAACATTACCGCCAAGGAAATGATTAACTTGAAATACTACGCAGAGATTATCAAGAACAATCCGAATCAAGTTTACAGAGTTACCGGATACGCAGACAAAGCAACTGGTACTCCTGCTTACAATCAGAAGTTAAGCGAGAAACGCGCTCAGAACGTGGCAGACGCTTTAGTGAAGAAATTTGGAGTTAAGGCCAGTCAATTGCAAGTCGTTGGCAAGGGTGGTGTTGACAATCTTTACGAGGGTGGAGTTCAATTGAGCCGCGTGGTTATCGTTGAATGA
- a CDS encoding M48 family metallopeptidase, translating into MSSETIFFIIVVFLCLDFVLERVLESLNSKHMSPVLPDSLKGIYDEKEYSRFQSYKRENGRLDSWSSGVGFVVMIVFLVAGGFGWYNSWVVSLTDSVVWQTILFVVGLSVVSSVLDIPFDYYATFRIEEKYGFNKTTRRVYWLDTVKELVLSLVLGGVLLALVVWFYTWAGTYFWLYAWGAVTLFSVFMAMFYSQLIVPLFNKQTPLQEGALRDKIQAFAGKVGFKLDNIYVIDGSKRSTKANAYFTGLGPKKRVVLYDTLIDELTEEEIVAVLAHEVGHYKKRHTLRSMVVSVIQMGVLFWLFSLCVNNAALSEALGGDRAYFQLGLIAFAILYSPVNLILGVGMNVWSRSNEYEADAFAARYYKGDYLVSGLKKISVKSLSNLTPHPLYEYIYYSHPSLLKRIDAIKRIHE; encoded by the coding sequence ATGAGTTCCGAAACCATATTTTTTATCATTGTTGTTTTCCTGTGCTTGGATTTCGTGTTGGAGAGAGTATTGGAGTCTTTGAATTCTAAACATATGTCTCCCGTGTTACCTGATAGTCTGAAGGGAATTTATGACGAGAAGGAATACAGTCGGTTTCAATCCTACAAGCGGGAAAACGGGAGGTTGGATAGTTGGAGTTCCGGGGTCGGCTTTGTCGTGATGATCGTGTTTCTCGTGGCAGGAGGTTTCGGGTGGTATAATAGTTGGGTGGTTTCTTTGACGGATAGTGTGGTTTGGCAGACCATTCTTTTCGTGGTGGGGCTTTCCGTGGTCTCTTCCGTGTTGGATATACCTTTTGATTATTACGCGACTTTCCGGATAGAGGAAAAGTATGGTTTTAACAAGACTACGAGGCGGGTCTACTGGTTGGATACGGTGAAAGAGTTGGTTCTTTCGTTGGTATTGGGAGGGGTATTGTTAGCACTTGTGGTGTGGTTCTACACGTGGGCGGGGACTTATTTTTGGTTGTACGCTTGGGGTGCTGTTACCCTGTTTTCCGTGTTTATGGCCATGTTCTACTCGCAACTGATCGTACCTTTGTTTAATAAGCAGACGCCTTTACAGGAAGGTGCGTTGAGGGATAAGATACAGGCTTTTGCGGGGAAAGTCGGGTTCAAATTGGATAATATATACGTGATTGACGGGTCGAAACGCTCCACGAAAGCAAATGCTTATTTCACGGGGCTGGGGCCTAAAAAGCGGGTCGTGTTGTATGACACGCTGATTGACGAGTTGACGGAAGAGGAAATTGTGGCCGTGCTGGCTCATGAGGTCGGGCATTACAAGAAACGACACACGTTACGTTCTATGGTGGTTTCCGTGATACAGATGGGAGTGCTTTTCTGGTTGTTTTCCTTGTGCGTGAATAATGCGGCTTTGTCAGAGGCGCTGGGCGGGGACCGGGCATATTTCCAGCTGGGATTAATCGCTTTTGCCATTTTGTATTCTCCCGTGAATTTGATTTTGGGGGTCGGGATGAACGTGTGGTCCCGGAGTAACGAGTACGAGGCGGATGCTTTTGCGGCCCGGTATTACAAGGGGGATTATTTGGTGTCCGGTTTGAAGAAAATATCGGTGAAGTCGTTAAGTAATTTGACGCCCCATCCCTTGTACGAGTATATCTATTATTCTCATCCGTCGTTATTGAAACGGATAGATGCTATAAAACGTATTCACGAATAA
- the aroC gene encoding chorismate synthase: MNTIGKLYTLTSFGESHGEALGGVIDGCPAGLPLSVDEIQYELDRRRPGQSSVTTSRTEEDRVEILSGVFEGVTTGTPIGFIVRNKDQRSRDYDEIKDLFRPSHADYTMQAKYGIRDYRGGGRSSAREHVVRVVGGAVARQILKRLGIFVHGYTSQVGPIVLNKTYHELNLEETDANVVRCPDSVVAGEMELFIRKVQEEQDSVGGVVSCVIRGVPVGVGEPVFDRFQARLGYYMMGINAAKGFEYGEGFHAASMRGSEHNDAFMMRNGQVRTLTNHAGGVLGGITSGEDIYFRVAFKPVATIGQEQQTVNCFGKEVTFIARGRHDPCVVPRAVPVVEAMAAMLVLDMMLEAGKVPSRV; encoded by the coding sequence ATGAACACGATTGGTAAGTTATACACATTAACCTCTTTTGGTGAGTCACATGGTGAGGCGCTGGGAGGAGTGATTGATGGGTGTCCGGCGGGACTTCCCTTGTCGGTGGACGAGATTCAGTATGAGCTGGACCGAAGGAGACCGGGACAGTCTTCCGTGACTACTTCGAGGACGGAAGAGGACCGAGTGGAAATTCTTTCAGGAGTATTCGAAGGGGTGACTACAGGGACTCCTATTGGTTTTATCGTGCGGAATAAGGATCAGCGGAGTCGGGATTATGACGAGATAAAAGATTTATTCCGTCCGTCTCATGCCGATTACACGATGCAGGCGAAATATGGTATCCGGGATTACCGGGGCGGGGGACGTTCGTCAGCCCGGGAACACGTGGTTCGTGTGGTGGGGGGAGCTGTGGCTCGTCAGATTTTGAAAAGATTGGGTATTTTCGTTCATGGTTACACGTCTCAGGTGGGGCCGATCGTGTTGAATAAAACTTATCACGAGCTAAATTTGGAGGAAACGGATGCCAATGTGGTACGTTGTCCTGATTCGGTGGTAGCGGGGGAAATGGAATTGTTTATCCGAAAAGTGCAGGAGGAACAGGATAGTGTGGGTGGGGTCGTGAGTTGTGTTATCCGGGGAGTTCCCGTGGGAGTGGGAGAACCCGTGTTTGATCGTTTTCAGGCCCGGTTGGGATATTACATGATGGGGATTAATGCGGCAAAAGGTTTCGAGTATGGCGAGGGATTCCATGCTGCAAGTATGCGGGGGAGTGAGCATAATGATGCTTTCATGATGAGAAACGGGCAAGTGAGGACCTTGACAAATCATGCCGGGGGAGTTCTGGGAGGAATCACTAGCGGGGAAGATATTTATTTCCGGGTTGCTTTTAAGCCCGTGGCAACGATCGGGCAGGAGCAACAAACCGTGAATTGTTTCGGAAAAGAGGTGACTTTCATAGCCCGGGGACGTCATGACCCATGCGTGGTGCCTCGTGCGGTTCCCGTGGTGGAGGCGATGGCTGCCATGCTGGTATTGGATATGATGCTGGAGGCCGGGAAAGTACCCTCTCGGGTATGA
- a CDS encoding NUDIX domain-containing protein encodes MEGQYCYQYPRPAVTTDCVIFGFDGEILKVLLVERGGEPYKGCWAFPGGFLNMDETTDECAVRELEEETGLRDVFVEQLQAFSDVDRDPRGRTITVAYYALVNPVGINVAGYDDAADARWFTLSDMPSLAFDHEHVLQVALHRLALKVYLQLNEIEELDEHFKGFDLKRLQDLIPDKL; translated from the coding sequence ATGGAAGGACAATATTGTTATCAATACCCTCGTCCGGCGGTGACCACGGATTGCGTGATCTTCGGGTTTGATGGAGAGATATTGAAGGTGTTATTGGTAGAACGGGGTGGCGAACCCTATAAAGGTTGCTGGGCATTTCCGGGTGGGTTCTTGAATATGGACGAGACGACGGATGAATGCGCCGTGCGAGAATTGGAGGAAGAAACGGGCTTGAGAGATGTGTTTGTAGAGCAATTACAGGCTTTCTCCGATGTAGATCGAGATCCCCGGGGACGGACAATTACGGTGGCTTATTATGCTTTGGTGAATCCCGTGGGAATAAACGTGGCCGGATATGACGATGCGGCAGATGCTCGATGGTTTACCTTGTCGGATATGCCTTCTCTGGCTTTTGATCATGAACACGTGTTGCAGGTGGCATTACATCGTCTGGCATTAAAGGTTTATTTACAATTGAACGAGATCGAGGAACTAGATGAACATTTTAAGGGATTTGACTTGAAGCGTTTGCAGGATCTGATTCCTGATAAATTATAG
- a CDS encoding zinc-dependent metalloprotease produces the protein MRKILLAVVALSLLAGSTAQAFPFKKKKKKAKTEQTATPPAPKESAFDKQVKGAKHLPGVIDAYYTPKGTLMWAIQARNLDKIYLIANRLSETSAPTDFVAGQMIDDPFMVRFSTDSTNVYMHSVLCEDVLREGDPIAPSFKRNFNDPIMKTFEVKATKGDTLLIDMTAFFGRDEKCITPMGSSPMTGKKPSAMFDPSASRVKEVKNFPRNMEISSQMNYNGQSGPLTLVVRRSIVELDKDPMPMRYKDRRVGYFSTPRNFYTSDKDRVEDFEFIHRWRIEPKDMAAYLRGELVEPVKPIVFYVDNAFPEKWRGAVKQGIEDWNIAFEKAGFKNVVIAKDYPTDDPNFDPDDIRYNCVRYAVTPTANAMGPSYVDPRSGEILVADVIWYHNVISLVHDWRFVQTGAVDPRVRTEVFSDDVMNESLRYVASHEIGHTLGLMHNMGASYSFPVDSLRSPSFTKKYGTTPSIMDYARNNYVAQPGDYERGVNLVPPVLGVYDIYAINWGYRIIPNANTPEAEVATLNSWIEEKSDDPMYRFGAQQFPQTLDPTDQTEDLGDDHVKANSLCIKNLKIIMNNLEQWCSKPGASYKDIKMYYNGILSQYQRMLSHVLAYPGGVEFTDLVQDGKGGVAKKYIPRAKQQEAIKWLVNEVTTCPKWLITNDLREKLELNPNMYDQLQYAVVGKIFNAATLGSIYEGERSGQKDAYKLDAYVNDAYKLLMAPTLASRSLSHEEMNLQAALVTIACQMSGLQATPAASAPKRLTSIDPTEALATLENSVNSQHKLCSHAACNLGEYDYFRMTMNAATLPASVGRPAMLSLLKKVQALYKEKRGTGNAATRAFYDYQIMTIDKLFKD, from the coding sequence ATGAGGAAAATTTTACTCGCGGTTGTCGCCCTGTCATTACTTGCAGGGTCCACGGCACAAGCTTTCCCTTTCAAGAAAAAGAAGAAAAAAGCAAAAACCGAACAGACCGCAACACCTCCTGCTCCTAAAGAATCTGCTTTCGACAAGCAAGTGAAAGGAGCTAAACACTTACCGGGAGTTATTGATGCTTACTACACCCCGAAAGGAACCTTAATGTGGGCAATCCAGGCTCGTAACTTGGACAAGATCTACTTGATTGCCAATCGTCTTTCTGAAACCAGCGCCCCGACCGATTTCGTGGCAGGCCAGATGATCGACGATCCGTTCATGGTACGTTTCTCCACGGATTCCACGAACGTATACATGCACTCCGTGCTTTGTGAGGACGTGTTAAGAGAAGGTGATCCTATCGCCCCATCTTTCAAACGGAACTTCAATGACCCGATCATGAAGACCTTCGAGGTGAAAGCCACCAAGGGTGACACGCTGTTGATCGACATGACCGCGTTCTTCGGACGGGATGAAAAATGTATTACCCCGATGGGCTCCAGCCCGATGACGGGTAAAAAACCGAGCGCCATGTTCGACCCATCCGCATCTCGCGTGAAAGAGGTAAAGAACTTCCCTCGAAACATGGAAATCTCCTCTCAAATGAACTATAACGGACAAAGCGGTCCTCTTACCCTTGTTGTTCGTCGTTCTATTGTTGAACTGGATAAAGATCCCATGCCCATGCGTTACAAAGACAGACGTGTTGGTTATTTCAGTACTCCCCGGAACTTCTACACGAGCGATAAAGACCGTGTGGAAGATTTCGAATTCATCCACCGTTGGAGAATCGAGCCGAAAGATATGGCTGCTTACTTGCGCGGAGAACTCGTGGAACCGGTAAAACCGATTGTATTCTACGTGGATAATGCTTTCCCTGAAAAATGGAGAGGTGCCGTTAAACAAGGTATCGAGGACTGGAACATCGCTTTCGAAAAAGCAGGTTTCAAAAATGTAGTTATCGCCAAAGATTACCCGACCGACGATCCGAACTTTGACCCGGACGATATTCGTTACAATTGTGTGCGTTATGCCGTAACACCTACTGCTAACGCTATGGGACCGAGTTACGTGGATCCTCGTAGCGGTGAAATTCTCGTGGCAGACGTGATCTGGTATCACAACGTGATCTCTCTTGTACACGATTGGCGTTTCGTTCAGACGGGAGCCGTTGATCCTCGCGTTCGTACGGAAGTATTCAGTGACGACGTGATGAATGAATCTTTACGTTACGTGGCATCACACGAGATCGGACACACGTTAGGTCTGATGCACAACATGGGTGCAAGTTACTCTTTCCCCGTGGACTCTTTGCGCAGTCCGTCATTCACGAAAAAATACGGAACCACCCCGAGTATCATGGACTACGCCCGTAACAACTACGTGGCTCAACCCGGAGACTACGAACGCGGTGTAAACCTCGTTCCGCCAGTGCTAGGAGTATACGACATTTACGCTATCAACTGGGGTTACCGGATCATTCCGAACGCTAATACTCCGGAAGCCGAAGTCGCAACATTAAATAGCTGGATCGAAGAAAAATCTGACGATCCGATGTATCGTTTCGGGGCGCAGCAATTCCCGCAGACACTTGACCCGACTGACCAGACAGAAGATTTAGGGGATGATCACGTGAAAGCCAATTCACTTTGTATCAAGAACCTCAAGATCATCATGAACAACTTGGAACAATGGTGCAGCAAACCGGGAGCCTCGTATAAAGACATAAAAATGTACTACAATGGAATCCTGAGCCAGTACCAAAGAATGCTTAGCCACGTGTTGGCTTACCCCGGTGGTGTTGAATTCACGGACCTGGTACAAGACGGCAAAGGTGGTGTAGCTAAAAAATACATCCCGAGAGCCAAACAACAAGAAGCGATCAAATGGTTAGTAAACGAAGTAACGACCTGCCCGAAATGGTTGATCACGAATGACCTGAGAGAGAAATTGGAATTAAACCCGAATATGTACGATCAATTACAATACGCTGTGGTAGGTAAAATCTTCAATGCGGCTACTCTTGGTAGTATATACGAGGGAGAACGTTCCGGCCAAAAAGACGCTTATAAGCTTGATGCTTATGTAAATGACGCTTATAAATTACTTATGGCTCCGACCCTTGCATCCCGTTCACTTTCTCACGAAGAAATGAACTTGCAAGCTGCTTTAGTAACCATTGCCTGCCAAATGAGTGGTCTTCAAGCTACTCCTGCGGCCTCTGCACCGAAAAGACTTACTTCTATCGATCCGACCGAGGCATTGGCAACTTTAGAAAACAGTGTAAATAGCCAACATAAACTTTGTAGCCATGCGGCATGTAATCTGGGAGAATATGACTACTTCCGCATGACAATGAATGCTGCAACACTTCCTGCATCAGTAGGACGTCCTGCCATGTTATCATTGTTGAAAAAAGTACAAGCTCTTTACAAAGAAAAACGGGGAACCGGAAATGCCGCTACCCGCGCATTCTACGATTACCAAATCATGACTATTGACAAGTTATTCAAAGACTAG
- a CDS encoding M48 family metallopeptidase, protein MNDEIVLPGIGKIKVRRGKNIRFLSVRMAPGRGMWVNVPFGVSGRQVEEFVDTQRDWIVQNLAKIKVYEKDTGVGLGMDSEVKTKFHVLKVLACDELRPYYKIEGKEIRLYIPRGTAYSRIAPYVENFLVEIYRMESKRYLPGRVRELAGQFGFRYRALSFRNNISNWGSCSADDNISLNVKLMKLPDEIIDYVILHELCHTVEKNHSSNFWALMEKVCPGCMQLRRRLRQYNTRV, encoded by the coding sequence ATGAACGACGAGATTGTATTACCGGGAATCGGCAAGATAAAGGTGAGACGGGGAAAGAATATCCGTTTCCTCTCGGTGCGAATGGCACCGGGTAGAGGCATGTGGGTAAACGTTCCTTTCGGGGTAAGCGGACGGCAGGTAGAAGAATTCGTGGATACACAACGGGACTGGATAGTGCAGAATTTGGCGAAGATCAAAGTTTACGAAAAAGACACGGGGGTGGGGTTAGGTATGGATTCCGAGGTGAAGACGAAGTTCCACGTGCTGAAAGTGCTTGCTTGTGATGAACTGCGTCCATACTATAAGATCGAGGGGAAGGAAATCCGTCTGTATATTCCCCGTGGTACGGCATACTCGAGAATTGCTCCCTACGTGGAGAATTTTTTGGTAGAGATTTATCGTATGGAGAGTAAGCGTTACTTGCCGGGACGCGTAAGGGAACTGGCTGGGCAGTTTGGTTTCCGTTACCGGGCATTGTCTTTTCGGAATAATATATCGAACTGGGGGAGTTGTTCGGCAGATGATAATATCAGCTTGAACGTGAAATTGATGAAATTGCCGGATGAGATTATTGATTACGTGATTCTGCACGAGTTATGTCATACGGTTGAAAAGAATCATTCCAGTAATTTTTGGGCGTTGATGGAAAAAGTGTGTCCCGGGTGTATGCAATTGCGTCGTAGGTTACGTCAGTATAATACCAGAGTTTGA
- a CDS encoding peptidylprolyl isomerase, with translation MITKNKFVTVSYELRTAADAEPIEIADEKTPLEFICGQGQTLEYFEMNLLNLNTGNSFDFHIPSANAYGEVNEDMIVELPKDIFAEVEAEELIPGNVLPMQDSLGRHLNGTIVTVGDDTVTMDFNHPMAGKDLFFKGKVLAVRDATDEELESLHSHKCGGCHGCGSDGGCGSEHSCGDGCCH, from the coding sequence ATGATAACAAAGAATAAGTTTGTAACCGTGAGTTACGAGTTGAGAACGGCAGCGGATGCAGAACCCATTGAGATAGCTGACGAGAAAACTCCCTTGGAGTTTATTTGCGGTCAAGGGCAAACGCTGGAATATTTCGAAATGAACCTGTTGAATTTGAATACGGGAAATTCTTTCGATTTTCATATCCCGTCAGCTAACGCTTACGGAGAGGTGAACGAGGACATGATTGTAGAGTTACCTAAAGATATATTCGCAGAAGTTGAGGCGGAAGAGTTGATTCCCGGAAACGTGCTGCCAATGCAGGATAGTTTGGGACGGCACCTGAACGGGACAATCGTTACCGTGGGTGACGATACGGTGACCATGGATTTCAATCACCCGATGGCCGGCAAAGATTTGTTTTTCAAGGGTAAGGTGTTGGCAGTAAGAGACGCTACTGATGAAGAATTGGAAAGCTTACATTCGCACAAATGTGGCGGTTGCCACGGTTGTGGGTCTGATGGCGGTTGCGGTTCAGAACACTCTTGCGGTGACGGTTGCTGCCACTAA
- a CDS encoding Mrp/NBP35 family ATP-binding protein: MQEIVKEIRDVLSEVKYPGTSKSIVALDMVQNIKAEDGKVDFRLVFQKSNDPFVGAVRKKCESLLKEKLGYTTVEIETVFVHDLEKPLALEKVKHIVAVSSGKGGVGKSTVASNLAVALAKLGYKVGLVDADIYGPSMPKMFGCEDASPYMVEVGGKELIEPVVKYGVKLLSIGFFVDPDSATVWRGPMASNALKQMVEGGFWDELDFMLIDLPPGTSDIHLTLVQTVALSGAIVVSTPQQVALADAVKGINMFESPGIQVPVLGLVENMSWFTPAELPNNKYYIFGKEGAKKLADERGLRLLGQIPIVQSIMEGGENGSPVALDEDSVTGQAFIELARNVAHAVDETGETAKRVRVTK, translated from the coding sequence ATGCAAGAGATAGTAAAAGAGATACGTGACGTTTTGTCGGAAGTGAAATATCCCGGCACTTCGAAGAGTATCGTTGCGCTGGATATGGTGCAGAATATAAAGGCTGAGGACGGTAAGGTGGATTTCCGCTTGGTATTCCAAAAGTCCAATGACCCGTTCGTGGGAGCGGTGAGAAAGAAATGTGAATCTCTGTTGAAAGAGAAATTAGGATATACAACCGTGGAGATTGAAACCGTGTTCGTACATGACTTGGAGAAACCTTTGGCCTTGGAGAAGGTGAAACATATTGTTGCTGTATCTTCGGGTAAAGGAGGAGTTGGTAAATCAACGGTAGCTTCAAACTTGGCGGTAGCTTTGGCTAAATTGGGGTATAAAGTCGGGTTGGTGGATGCTGATATTTATGGACCTTCCATGCCGAAAATGTTCGGGTGTGAGGATGCCAGTCCTTACATGGTAGAAGTGGGTGGTAAGGAGTTGATCGAGCCGGTTGTGAAGTATGGGGTGAAGTTGTTGTCGATCGGTTTCTTCGTGGACCCCGATTCTGCCACCGTATGGAGAGGACCAATGGCTTCCAATGCTTTAAAACAGATGGTTGAAGGCGGTTTCTGGGACGAACTGGACTTTATGCTGATCGACCTTCCTCCGGGAACAAGTGATATTCACTTGACTTTGGTACAAACTGTCGCTTTGAGTGGTGCAATCGTGGTTAGTACCCCACAACAGGTGGCTTTGGCTGACGCCGTGAAGGGGATCAATATGTTTGAATCTCCGGGAATACAAGTTCCCGTGTTGGGATTGGTTGAGAATATGTCTTGGTTTACTCCTGCGGAATTGCCGAATAATAAATATTATATCTTCGGTAAAGAGGGTGCCAAGAAATTGGCTGACGAGAGGGGATTGCGTCTGTTGGGACAAATTCCAATCGTGCAGAGTATTATGGAAGGTGGCGAGAATGGTAGCCCGGTAGCGTTGGATGAAGATAGTGTCACCGGACAGGCATTTATAGAACTGGCTCGTAACGTGGCTCACGCTGTGGATGAAACAGGTGAGACTGCAAAACGGGTTCGGGTAACGAAATAA